Part of the Amphiura filiformis chromosome 9, Afil_fr2py, whole genome shotgun sequence genome is shown below.
ACCATATCAGAAAATTCTTGATTGGGGGGTGCTAATAAGTGAATGTTTTTACTGATTACCTTCTGTGaaatttcccttcaaaaatgggctgattttcaatgcaatttacaGAAAAAAGGCAGATCGGCATGAGGGCTGGTGTTCACCCTACATCCCCTGGCTAGCTATGGGTCTGGTCAGAATGACTGTATTTTATCCTTCAAAAGGAAATTTAAAACTGGCCAAATATTTAAGAAAAAACATTTTCCGCCATCAGCACTGTCAAAATGCTGTTTGTTGACCAATTGATGGCACTCTGCTTCCTCTGGAAGTATTCTATTCTTACTGATCATAAAATAACTTTCTTGCTTGTGTGATGAATAGGTGGTGAAACTGAGTGTGTATAAGCAGATAGCAGTACTAGATGACGGCAGGGAAATAGCTTATGACAAGTGCCTTCTTGCAACAGGTAATATCAAAATAAAGGTActcttatactttgatcagctcataatcggcgagccttataacattgcggattaagatcaaaatattttattttgagaattaccttgtgacacctcgccagaagcatcacaaattattaattcaagtcctatactttgttactttctttaacacacaaaatatagaccagataaATCAACTAATAGTTCTCTTAtggtgggtctacttttcggcgtagtggttaaaacctaacatttcccgcctattacgagctgatcgaaCTGTAAAATCCCTAAATACGTATGGAGCAGTAGATCACATTGACACTTATTGGCCAGCCATTTAGTTATCATGAAAATAAGCAGCTTACCATGGAAATGTCATTTGCGTTTACCACAATGTTGTGCTTGTTCAGAAAGTGGAGGTTACCACCCTTTTCATTTTTTCACACAGACATAATTACTTGTGCATGGACCATCTTGGAAGGAATTTAAAAATGTGGCTACATATGCCACAATATTTGAGTATTTCATGACCTAAATTATTAGATGGACAAACTTCATTTAATAATGCACCATGAAATTTAGACttacatgtgtgtatgtatgtatctttGACTTCAAATCTTTGAGATCACATTGAACTACAGGGTTCACAAGTCCTCCAAAGACTTTTTGAATCAAAAAGTTtttatgaaattgaaaaattataTCATATATTGGTATCCTATTTTCTTTTACACAGCTGGCCTGATTTGCAATGTCAGACATTGTTATgtttttcaattgaatgaacacagctttcaacaactGTACACGATTGTCACACTATGTTGAAATTCCCAGTATAGGTCCATTTAACTCTCACACTGCATGCAGAATTTAATCTTCAGTTTAGAATATTCTGCATGGTTTGTGAGAGTTGTATAGACAAAAATTCAACTTTCAAACTTGCATCTCTTCTTACATAATAAACCTATGTGATCAAACGCAATGATTTGTGACATTATATATTGAATCAGGTGTGTGAACAAATTAAGCTACCAAAAACTGttataattttttgtaattttgtcaacATCTTTTCAATTTCAACTAAATAGTCATAGGGGGGGGACTTTAGaacttgtgaaccctttatgtaTGATGTACATGTCCCAAGGCCCTTCTTGGCCAATTTCACTAAAATAATACTCTAATTTTGTCTTTCACGTCTTGTTTAAACTATATCAAATTCTGCATTCTGTAAATGTGaatgataataatttttaatACAATCATTCTAAAATacagaattttggaaataaatcttaATACTGGAGCTTACTTTGCGCATTTTTGCTAGGTTGTATCTggagacttcatcaggcaactgacccgctggccTGGTCATGTGATAGATGGCTAGGTATTGTCTTGATGGCCCTGGTCTACcacatgaccagtccagtgggtcagttgcctgatgaagtctggtggttccagatgcaATGTAACAAAAAGGAAGTTCctgtattagatttatttccaaaattaggtTTACAACTAATGGATGACTAAGAACGTTCACTCCTTCTAAAATATGATAACCAATCCAGTAAGCAGCATTTGAAAATACAGTTCTACTTTCATTCCTCTCAGCTTTCTTGATGCTAATATTTTTCCCTCAATTTTTTCTTTCAGGTGGAGTTCCTAGAAATCTACCGTCAATAGTCAAAGCAGGTGAAGAAGTAGCGAGTAGAACCACTCTCTTCAGAACGGTAAGTTACATGGATCTATAAGTAGAAAAGCCCATCATCATTTTTCTGTGGTAAAATGAATTTGTGAGCAGAATGACTTCATTTAATTTAATGCTACCACTCTGTTTATCCATTGTCACTGATAGGGTTGTAGCATTCAGAGTTATCATTCAAATGTTAGAATTGGGGTTATGCTGAGGGTCATAGGAATGCCATGGTTAAGGTTGTAAGGTTGTAAATAATGTGAGAGAAGAGAGTGGCAATAGACTTGAAATTGGGGTTAAGCTGTGGTTTATATGAATGTCATTATTATGCCGGCATAACTTTTCATCATGCTGCTTGCAcgatgaaagccaatgttgcggATCAGCACCGCTTTGTCAAAATTTGTATCCTGTTCACATACACTGCTCCCGAGATGACAACTTATAGGAATCTGCCACTTCAGGCAAGGCGGTGGAGTggtcgatatatcggcttgctgctggtcaccgctagcataTCTGGTGCAACTGCACAGTAAAGCAAAATCATTGACATAGTAGCAATTAAGCGGCAAGCAGctagaaagtatgaaaccaggtTGTTGGGCTGGCTTAAGGTGAGGAGGAAGTGGTAATAGATCTGTTCAATTACAGGTTGAACAAATATGTTGATAAAACAAGAAATCTTCattaattcttttgtttttagaCGGCTGATTTTAAGGCTCTAGATGAAACAACTCGTAATGCTAAGGCAGTAGCTGTGGTTGGTGGTGGCTTCCTGGGTAGTGAACTTGCCTGTGCACTAGGCAAAAGAGGTATGGATATGACAAATTGGCACCAGAATTACTCTTTTCACTCTTCCATATATCCGTACTGTAACTTTATCCTCATTGTATCTTCAGATAGATCCTATTAAAAATAAATCACAAGGTGTTGATGATTTGCTATAAAAGAAAGGGGCCAAAGAGAAAGTAAGAGGATCTGTTGACACTTTGCATGGATCTGTCATCTGGTGTATCCtttgtgtaagagaataccaaacaaatcccaactctaatcctaaccctaaccctaatcctaccctaaccctaattcctaaccctaactctaatcttaTTAGTATTTCGTgttctcttacactaaggataaacccgtCATCTTGCTATCAAATTGAGGTTCTCCATGCAAACTTTTTTTGCCCTTTTCTTGAACGCATTAACACAGTGCACCAGAATGCTTTTACAAAGAGTAGATGTTAATTAGAGCATGTATCAAATGAAAGACATAGCAAACATAACCCAACACACACTTTGCAAGTAGAACCTCACTTTGAGATGGCTGTACAAAGGGTCTATAACCATTCAGCATTGTCCACAGATACAGATTTGAGGTATGCAATTACTATTATTACTGCAGTCCAACCGGACTGTTTACCAAGTCCCAAATTCAAAGAATGAATTGAAAGTGGATATTGTTTGCCAGTCTGTTATTGTGTCATGATATGTCATGATTAAGTACAGGTTAAATTGTACTCTTGTTTCAAGAAATCTCTAAAAGTTTCTTTGTTTGTGTCTTGCAGGAAAAGAGACAGGAATGACTGTCAAACAAGTATTCCCAGAATCAGGTATGAACATTTCATTATTTGACAGTCAGTTAGGCTAGGTTTTACAATTTAGGTACGCCACCCACAAAATATGCTTTATTCCATGAGTATGCACAGTGCTCAAAATAATCAGAGGATATATAACAAGAGTGACGTGCCAGATTCTTAAATTGCGACAACTACTAAACACAGGTCAGGAAGTCTGTTAGTGGTGTTATCTATGGGTAGAGCTGTTTCTTGTTATTCCAAAAAGCTCTTATTCATATGTTCATGCATATGGCTGCAGACCTGTGTATATGGACGAGAGCCGGTCCTAAATAACATTAATGCCTGGCTGATCAGCATGACGGGTGCAGGATAGAAAAAAGTaggaaaatcacattttcaagaatgttacatcacagttgttgttattattgtgaTGAAATACAATGGCCAAATATTAATGGAATTGTTTATGTCTCCCATTATATTAATGGGCCCCTAACTCTTGTTGATACTTTAATATTTTGTGTATACCACAACTTGATTATTCATTGAGGTATCAAAAAATCAGTTTGGCTGTGACTGGTGTTAATTCACAAAGTTACCTTGGTAATAGAAATACATGATATCATTTGAAGAAGAcacagtaaatgttttatttGGATGACTTGTTTTACAGGTAATATGGGGCGCGTCCTACCTGAATACCTCAGTAAATGGACCACAAATAAAGTCAGAAGTGGTAAGTTGTTGGATTGAATGCACACTGCTGTGAAATAGCTTTGTAACATTTAAGTAATTGATAAATTTTCAGAATTGTTCACAATAACTCTGAACCAAAAAATGGTATGTAGATCGAACAGAGATCTTGTGATGTAAAACCCAAATGCTGTAGAATTTtatatatatatgcctctaaatgaggggtttttttaatgaaagagACAAAATCATGGAGTCTACCTTTCATCTATTTCTTcaaaaacactcatttagaggtGTATATGCTGCCTGTAGTTGCAATTCTATGGTATTTTTGGGAATAGGAATGGAAGCCACATTTGATGTTGATTTAATTTCATGCATCTTGTAAATACAGAAAGAATTTTTTAACAGTGTTGTAATGAAAATATTGTCTACAAGTATGTACAAATACAGTTTGACTTTTGAATAATATTAGAAAATAGAAATATGCCTCTAGGGGTATGTAGCAATAAGAATATTACATTTTTTAGTAATATGTTAAAGCATATTTTAGCACTTATTATGTTATGTGTCAACAAAATGGTATACACAGATAGATCAGTGGAGGGAATTCTACTGTGTATGACAAAAACATACATATTGAAAGCAATGTTTTGTCAGGGTGACTCAAAGATTTTCACATTGTTTTACAGAGGGTGTTGATGTGATTCCTGATGAGTTTGTGACTGCAGCATCATTTGATAAAGAATCAAATCAAGTGAAACTTACACTAAATGATGGAGAAATTGTGAGTACACAAGCCGCATTTGTTTCAGCCATACTTCTAGCAAGACTTTCTTTGCAGCGAGAAAACAGGTCCATAGAAAGTATGTTAAAAAACATCaataaattttgttttcatcatGGTTTATTTACTGCCAATAAGtgttattatctgttccaactgtAATTTGTGTAGTGTGTCATCATAGCTTTCTGTGGTATTGATTTACAGATTGATTGATAAAATATGCTGTTTCTAGCCAAGTTAACATGGTATCATTGATTCTTTTTTTCCTATTAAGGTATCAGCTGATCACTTGGTAGTAGCTGTAGGTTTGGAACCTAATGTTGAGCTTGCTCGCCAATCTGGCTTAGAAATTGATGATAAACTCGGAGGCTTCAGAGTTAATGCAGAATTAGAAGCTAGGAAAAATGTTTGGGTGGTAAGTAATAGTGTTATtatcttattattttattttttaatacatGATTGAAGGTGATTCATCTCTGAGTAAAATAGCATAATTCAAATATTAATAAATCCCTGTGATCCCTTTCGTGACTTTCTGTCCCAGAGTGGATCCGCCATATCTGCTGATGCTACATTTTCACAAGTAGCATACAAGCAAAGAGTGATTGGTATACTTTTTGTACTGCAGGTTAACAGACCTCAGGTTGACTTGTCTTtctaaactcatcccaaaaagaaagtatccagtttgattttggttcataagttaaagatggggtcttaaatcaagacctaccaaaggtatgtttacagataaatttattccacacagtttgatacctcatttgtccaaatcaatgCGGAATTGATGACACAGCGACCTTTTAAACGCAACGACCTCAATTTTAAaaattgcagtaattcctattggtgtggtttcctgcttctcaagattagtcataaaggtacacaataacagagacgaatgaagactgtttgacttcacttcatgtgttttattcaatacagatACTCCTTTACTCCTTCCTTAATGTTTTGCCCTTCACTCTTCACATcttctcctgctgcatcaatgactgccatACAGCTGCGGTGCATGCTCTCAGTGAGACGTCTGATGCGCccttgatctatcgctgcccataattgagtagcaggaccaaatcaataggaattattgtaactttttttaatggaggtgattgcattcaaatggtcactgtgtcatcaattctgcattgatttgaacacatgaggtatcaaactgtgcggaatagatttatctgtaacatacttttggtaggttttgatttaaggccacatctgtgacttatggaataaaatcaaactggatactttctttttgggatgagtttatatGGAATCAATTAGGCaaccaaaaaaaaccctgtaCTACAGGCTGGACCaacccagaatttgcgttttggagaatttttgttttaattttgctaaaatcatgtaaaatcagctggtTTTTTTTGGCTGAAATTTTTAGGAACTATGTTTACAAGTAATCttcagattttttcaaaattttcaaacctGCTTGTTTGTCCAAGTCATAGCTGATGCTATTGAGTCAAAAGactttaaaaacatataaattgtCACTTGTCCATTGAAGTATAATATGTTTGCATTAGTTCCACAGTATTTTCATGGTACAGATATGAATAGTGTTGGCATTGAGACTCAATGTTGACAATTAgataattcataattaaaaagacGGAAAGAtgaaaaaaatagtatcaaaatgTATCGGTTGGTCTATTCATTTCAGGCTGGAGATGCTGCATGCTTCTATGACATTAAGCTTGGTAGGCGTCGTGTAGAACATCATGACCATGCTGTTGTAAGTGGCAGACTAGCAGGAGCCAATATGACTGGTGCTGGCAAGCCTTACTGGCATCAATCAATGTTCTGGTGAGTGAAATAAGAGTGAACAACCTATGTTTTGCGTTATAGCTAATCTTTCCCTTTAGATGGCTGAGAAATGAGAAAAGTCATTCTTCAAGCTGGAATTGAACCCATGACCTCCAGTTTATTATATTAAGCTGACACTCTTACCACAGAGGTATAAAATGGTAAACGCATCAATAACTCAGCAGTGATAAGAACATTCGCTTAATAAACGGGCGGTTCTGGCTCAATTCCCGGTCGAGGGATGAATGTTTTAATTTCTCAAACATCTTGAGGGAAAGATTACTTTTTGGCACATTCCAATACCTCAAGTATTAGCTAGGCTGACCCCAGGCACTGGGTCTAATGTATCTTCTTTGTCAATCTATACTATGTGTACTAGACAAGAAAAGAGATTGAAGGTTTTGTATTGGCTTCACATTATTGCaggtattttttgttttattcagtTAATGTAGTTGgagtttttatatttatttttttgcatattgtGATTGTGCACATACACTTTCTGCATGTCTGAGAAAGTGCCTTGTTTGAGAGTGAACCAGAGagttaaaattgtgaaaatataaaaaaagataaGATTATACAAAACATGAACGTTGGCCAATTATaactaatatttttttcattcttcAGGAGTGATTTAGGTCCCGATGTTGGGTATGAAGCCATTGGTATTGTAGACTCTGCCCTTCCTACTGTAGGAGTATTTGCCTTAGCCACAGAGCAAGATACACCCAAGGCTTCAGTAGAGGCTTCCGGAGAAGGTCTCAGGTCAGAAGCtacagaggtaagaaaaacaaaaCCTCCTTTATCTGGCCATGATGGGATCAAGAATTTGCCAGATAAGTGAAAAGTTTGTAAAAGTGAATGatgtgtaattctgcattgaatgacTGAAGTGCTAAAATTGGGAcaacaaaagaattatttaataTGGGGGTAATACCACTAAcagatatataatatataatatttgagTGTTATATGCAGCATAGACATGTCCTTAAAAAATAATTCAGAGCCTTAGTGAGAAATGGTTGATCAAATTTGGAATTTTAACTTTCATTCCTAGTTAAGGTGGAACAAATGGATTATGAgaggtttcatttggcaaaacagaataatgcTTAAAAAAATGCTGTACTTTTCTAACATCAGAAGTAGGTGCATGATGTTAATAGCATGTGTGGGGGCTATACTTCCTCTCACTTTGAGTTGTCTAGTGATATCAATGCTTTTATGTGGTTTTGCTGCAAGCATGCCAACAATTTACCCTTAAACATGTGTATATAGGCTATACGCTCTGTGGGATAAGGTTAGTGCAGACAATTTGTGGCTGGGACCAGTAAAATATGCCTCAGGTGAAAACAAGTATAGACACAGTAAAGACACAATATCCTAATGACAATAATGTCCTAATTATATCATCAAGATAGGAATCACGTCAGGCAGTGTGTGTAGTTGTTTGATGGTGCCTTTGTTTCCTTGCAGACATCAGTAGCATCCACTCCAGCCTCCACAGGTCAACTGGCTAACCCGTCCACAGGTGAAGATTACGGTAAAGGCGTGGTGTTCTACCTTAAAGGCAAAGTTGTTGTAGGTGTGCTCACATGGAATATATTCAACAGAATGCCTATTGCTAGGAAGGTAAGTGCATgtctttttaaaacatttcagcTGTAGTTTCTGACTTTTTCATGTTTACATTGGTTTCTTCTGGTGTAATAACTGGTCAATTACAttggtaaaatgacatttttgttggaaaatagcaatttttaAGATTCTTTAAATTTGCTGAAAGTTgtgatgataaaatgatcagaacATTAAAATTCTAAAAACATTCTTAATATCTGTGCCTAGGTAGAGTATTGTCATGAGCTGTTGTATTAGAAAAAGTTAGAAATGTTATGGTCAAACTAATATTATAACTTTTCCTGGGATGCAAATTTGTGGTGCAGTGATTTAAACAGAAAATATCACTGTAACAAATACCACTGACTGTAGTGTAGTTTTCCTGACCTCGTGTAATAACAACAGATGTCATCAAATGCTGGATGATCAACTGCAGATGACCGGTTATTTTTAGTCATagttaattcataacctcattaatatacgcgaagcctgtaatccaatcaaaagaaattgattgcctgaccgcgcactaattgcgaggtcattaataactcacaatgactccggacgcgcaacaatgacttctgcgtggcgcgtgcgtgtataagctacaGCGTTATGGCAACGCGCACGCCTAtgcgatgccgtcgcgcttctgtcattggtagctcttgttgtcggcgcgaatgttatattcgcctggttgatttttttgtagggtaggttacaacaatgattaaaactggttatatttaacagcgttttatggcataaaataacataaaatgccattttgatttgttcaaaatattagatactgacggtaatgaatgacaataataactttgcaccatctattttgaggtcattgtgtgaaattgtcgggttttgttttgggcctcggtatttttcctcgggagctaccgctccctcggaaaaatacctcagcccaaaacaaaaccctccgatttcacacaatgacctcaaaatagatggtgcgcagttattattgtctaattaaacCCTTGCGTTTGCTAATATGGGGAAGGACATGGCCGAACAAGAAACTGCATAAAATGTAAGAACAACATTGTTCTATTTTGATATCATATCCAACCTGTTTACCATATTTGGTTTGTTTTCTTATCTTGTAGATTATCAAAGAAGGCAAAGAATACGATGACTTCAGTGAGTTAGCCAAGCTATTCAGCATTCACTACAAACCAGAGGAACAAGCATCATAAAACTTACTTTACGTCCACAGGACATTAAATCAGATGAGAAATTTTATTATTATAGAGAAATTTAAGagcaaatattgtattttttgtgATATGTTGAAGTTCATATGAGAGGAAGATGATGATATAATTGCAGCTATTGTTATGAGACTATTCTTGTAGGTTTGTATTGTTTTTTTGCATGTTTAGATACACATTCCTGTGGAAATGATATTGACTGCTGGGTACACAAAAATGTTATGTGCTTTTTCAAATCAGTCAATTGTACATTGGACTATAAGCATTGTAATTGTAATATGTGTAAGGAAAGCCATGGGCACTGGATATTTCAGACCTGTTCTGAAAATGAGCTGAAAGTCACCAAGGAAGAAAAGGAGATATGGTTCAATTTAAAACAAACGAATTGAGGGAGCAGCCCTGACAAGTGTATCACTTTAAAGCTTATGATCCAGAGAATATGAATCTGGACATAActcaaaattaaatttcaaactttccTCTCATTTATGTGGGAACAGATATCATTTCAGAAATGTAGATACTTATTTAAATCTGATCGCAGTGCATGTAAAGTCTGATTAGAGATTTCAGAAATGTCAAATGCTCTTAGCTTTGTATATAGTGCTCATACTAGTCGAATGTACAAGTgactgatttgaaaaaaaaacacttgcACTTTTTGTGGTCCAAGCAGTTGATGTGCTTATGTAGTTCACACAAAGTCAAATTTATTACCAATTTTGGTTTGAGATCAACCGAGTGCATCGTAATCTACAACAGTGTTACCAAGATGTGCTATATTAGTGGGCAGATGGGTAAAAAGTGCACATGGTCTCTAATTTGACCCACTCTCCAGTTTCTATAACTGTTATAACTGAATAACTGAATTTTGCCTATCCAAGGAGCAACTGTCTGTTTTATAATGGTGCGTGGTCAGTGGCTTGCTACGGCATTGTTGGTCACACGTTACATACAGTTTGTATATCTATTCCTTGCACATTATGGCTTGTGTCACAAATTGGTTAAAACACTTTCTCTTGAGTATAGATAGCATTGTAATCAAGTATATCTTTTCTGATGACTTTTATACTTGCTTAATTTTCTTCTAAAAACCAGTTCTTGATGTTCAGGTTGTTGGAATTCAGTTGCCACCTTGATATCAATTATGTAATTCTGCAGAAAAAATTTATAATTTACCGCGAGTAGAGTCATTCATAAAGAACAAGTCAGCTGGCTGATGTGTATTATTATACTGTTGTGTTTTAGGCAACACTGCAACATTTggacaaaaatgtctcaaagattttaaaatccaataTGGAATGCAATTTTCCCATTCTTTCAACTCAAACTTAATCAAAATAAGCTTGAAATGCTtgaaactttcaaaacttttgtttttataCACATAATGAAATATAATTTAAATTCAGTAAAAAGAACCGTTACCAATATATATGTTtatataaaatggaaataaaaattATTGGACAATTTCTCTGAGACAACTGAGCACTGCAAAACGAACATATGCACATATTTTTTAGGGCGGTAAGCCCTTATGTGATGTGCTGCAGTGTAATTTAATGTACAATGTGACATGGGTTGACCAAGTCTATAAATGAGTAAAGAGGATTTCACGATGAGAATCCATAACAACCAACAATGCTTCAACAGGTTCACTGTTGGATTGGGGTAATCCTGTTGAAATacatgaagacatgaccttaatctgccacacagggggtgttgattaCAAATGGGGTGACtccctttgaaatctaca
Proteins encoded:
- the LOC140161376 gene encoding apoptosis-inducing factor 1, mitochondrial-like, whose translation is MHRCQAVFRSFSSVTRCMTTNCIRFGKTPCVKSRSRFPTQPRRCASQGSGRNPNEGGYLLGFSIVAVTGAAFFAYRSMQSLQIKPKPKEEAEDAPAATPATEEASSGKDETDTAAATTETTAPAAVFPEKVPYLLIGAGTASFAALRAIRANDATAKVLVIGLEDEAPYKRPPLSKDLWFCDDKEAVANWKYKQWDGQERSIFFEPDAFYCNPEDLADRENGGVALLTGRKVVKLSVYKQIAVLDDGREIAYDKCLLATGGVPRNLPSIVKAGEEVASRTTLFRTTADFKALDETTRNAKAVAVVGGGFLGSELACALGKRGKETGMTVKQVFPESGNMGRVLPEYLSKWTTNKVRSEGVDVIPDEFVTAASFDKESNQVKLTLNDGEIVSADHLVVAVGLEPNVELARQSGLEIDDKLGGFRVNAELEARKNVWVAGDAACFYDIKLGRRRVEHHDHAVVSGRLAGANMTGAGKPYWHQSMFWSDLGPDVGYEAIGIVDSALPTVGVFALATEQDTPKASVEASGEGLRSEATETSVASTPASTGQLANPSTGEDYGKGVVFYLKGKVVVGVLTWNIFNRMPIARKIIKEGKEYDDFSELAKLFSIHYKPEEQAS